The window CGGAGACGCTCACGTCCTTGTTCTCCGCGCGCAGCTCCTGGTATGCGCCCAGCTCGATCTCCGGCAGCACCTCGAAGGACGCCTTGAAGCGCAGCGGTTCGCCGTCGTGGATACTCATATCGGTGATCCGCGGAGACGAGACCGGCTCGAGGCCTTTCTTCTTCACTTCCTCGCGGAAGTAGCGCGGCACCAGCGCCTCCATCACTTCGTTCTTCACCTCTTCCGCGAAGCGTCCGCGGATGATGCTGGCCGGCACCTTGCCCTTGCGGAACCCCGGCAGGCGTGCCGCGCTGCGAAACTTCTCCACAATGGCCTCGGTCTCCCGGGCCACTACGTCGGCCGGGATTTCGATCTCGACCTCGCGCGCACAACTCTCTTTGGTGTCTGGACTCAAAAGGATCCCTGAATCGGATTTCGACCTGCGGATGCGGGCCTGTTTCCACTATAGGGGAGGGAAGAAAGCGTGGTCAAACGCCGGACGGCGTTCCGATGCGTGGGCGAGAAAGAGGGGACGCCCTTTCCGTAGAATGAATCGCGGAGGTCGGCCTTGGTTCACATCGTCTGGGAGTTCCGGGTGCCGGCGGGGAAGCGGTCGGAGTTCGAGCGTCATTACAGGAGCGACGGCACCTGGGCGCAGCTCTTCCGCCGCGACCCGGCGTACCGCGGCACCACGCTCCTGCGCGACAGCAAGGATTCCGGTCGCTACCTGACTGTGGACATTTGGGATTCGCTCGCCGCGTACGACGCCTTCAAGCGGAAACATCACGACGAGTACGAACGGCTCGACAAAACCTTCGAGAA is drawn from Terriglobales bacterium and contains these coding sequences:
- a CDS encoding antibiotic biosynthesis monooxygenase family protein codes for the protein MVHIVWEFRVPAGKRSEFERHYRSDGTWAQLFRRDPAYRGTTLLRDSKDSGRYLTVDIWDSLAAYDAFKRKHHDEYERLDKTFEKLTSEERQIGVFEGA